The Methanomethylovorans hollandica DSM 15978 genome includes a region encoding these proteins:
- a CDS encoding DUF7408 domain-containing protein → MAFETPLALLALVSVIPLIILYLLRPKPLLVRIPSVMFLMQVEEKKRFFTSITKLIKDPLFLIQLLVLILLALAAAAPYITTNEPLSDEHTVLVMDVSASMQTGNRFQEAISKAEEYVSKENSIVLAHNIPVTLLEEQDATTTQAALSSLRPGATVADISAAMGTGMRILSQDGGRLIVISDFTNWEGEDPVSAKNLAESYGLKVEFIRIGNSAADNIGIIQGRLETTQSGYTYNCVIKNYGSNDQNVPLEITTTDGESVTKNIDLPVKAMATQQFILQNLSTGVTTIKINRDDSLPADNTAYVSIPRVSNKRVLFVSEQPLLPSMTSVSLMPGIDTTSANGVPQDLARFSVVVVAKANQSLSSGEISVLSSYINGGGKVIFIASDSLAAQGADLELQKLLPVRTSSITETQKGLQMKVNQSTRLTDDLALDEIAVYKYLNATPRLGTTTLITSDKDTPMLAFGTVGEGTVVYLGFSDQLGEGAWNNFHNLPDFPVFWFKLAGWLGGSGDISEYNLKTGAVSTLAKEQQITTPGGTELTKRVLYSSAGLYEVAGRTIAVNLYNDKESDTTIDASDVIERTSLKDEPSVVRATTYESKKYLDTIMIALVLLLVILELYIIKKRGEL, encoded by the coding sequence ATGGCCTTTGAGACACCCCTGGCTCTGCTGGCACTGGTAAGCGTCATACCTCTTATCATTCTCTACCTTCTGAGGCCAAAGCCTCTATTAGTGAGGATACCATCAGTGATGTTCCTCATGCAGGTGGAAGAAAAGAAGCGCTTCTTCACTTCCATCACAAAACTTATCAAAGACCCTTTGTTCCTTATACAGCTACTGGTACTCATTCTGTTAGCCCTGGCAGCTGCTGCGCCTTACATTACTACCAATGAACCTCTGAGCGATGAGCATACAGTACTGGTTATGGACGTGTCCGCCAGTATGCAGACAGGGAACCGGTTCCAGGAAGCCATCAGTAAGGCAGAGGAATACGTAAGCAAGGAGAACAGCATAGTGCTTGCTCATAATATTCCTGTAACATTACTTGAAGAACAGGATGCAACCACCACTCAGGCAGCTCTTTCCTCTCTCAGGCCAGGTGCAACGGTGGCAGATATCTCTGCTGCCATGGGAACAGGCATGAGAATACTGTCCCAGGACGGCGGAAGGCTAATAGTGATCTCTGATTTCACCAACTGGGAAGGAGAAGACCCTGTTTCTGCAAAGAACCTTGCAGAATCATACGGTCTTAAGGTGGAGTTCATAAGAATAGGTAATAGTGCAGCAGATAATATAGGAATTATCCAGGGCAGGCTTGAAACCACGCAGAGTGGCTATACCTATAATTGTGTTATAAAAAACTATGGCAGCAATGATCAGAACGTGCCTTTAGAGATCACTACTACTGATGGCGAAAGTGTTACCAAGAACATCGACCTGCCGGTTAAGGCAATGGCTACACAGCAGTTCATATTACAAAATCTTAGCACAGGAGTCACTACAATAAAGATCAATAGAGATGACAGTCTGCCTGCTGATAATACTGCCTACGTCTCAATACCCAGGGTTTCTAACAAGCGTGTCCTGTTCGTATCTGAACAGCCACTGTTGCCATCTATGACCTCAGTGTCCCTTATGCCCGGCATCGATACGACCTCAGCTAACGGCGTACCTCAGGACCTTGCACGGTTCAGCGTGGTCGTAGTTGCCAAAGCTAACCAGTCCCTCTCATCCGGGGAGATCTCGGTGCTCTCATCGTACATTAACGGTGGGGGTAAGGTCATATTCATAGCAAGCGACAGTCTTGCTGCACAGGGTGCAGATCTGGAACTACAGAAACTGCTACCTGTAAGGACATCCAGCATAACAGAAACACAAAAAGGTCTGCAGATGAAGGTGAACCAATCCACGAGACTTACTGATGATCTGGCCCTGGATGAAATAGCTGTGTATAAGTACCTGAATGCAACTCCCAGATTAGGCACTACCACTCTTATCACATCTGATAAAGATACTCCGATGCTGGCTTTCGGAACTGTGGGTGAAGGCACAGTTGTCTACTTAGGGTTCAGCGATCAGCTTGGAGAAGGAGCTTGGAACAACTTCCACAATCTGCCCGATTTCCCTGTCTTCTGGTTCAAACTCGCAGGGTGGCTCGGCGGTTCAGGGGATATTTCAGAGTACAATCTGAAGACAGGAGCTGTATCTACTCTGGCAAAAGAACAGCAAATAACTACTCCGGGTGGGACAGAGCTTACAAAAAGGGTGCTTTACAGCAGCGCCGGTCTATATGAGGTTGCAGGCAGGACCATTGCCGTTAATCTGTACAATGACAAAGAATCCGACACCACGATAGATGCTTCGGATGTCATTGAGAGAACATCCTTAAAAGATGAGCCGTCTGTTGTGAGGGCGACAACATACGAATCTAAGAAGTATCTGGACACTATTATGATAGCATTGGTACTCCTGCTGGTAATCCTGGAGTTGTACATAATCAAAAAGCGAGGTGAGCTGTGA
- a CDS encoding DUF58 domain-containing protein, whose product MNPGKHTIDADFFRQLDRFSFMVNKRVSSVYAGSRRSVNSGRGIDTIGFREYYPGDDPRSIDWKVYARSEKLYVRQFEEDKSLTAHILLDASKSMDYPDKGITKFEYGLMLAMGFAYMVTKDNDKFAISTFSEDVDISQARRGKKHLFQTLERLETTKLQGKTDIHECIISYSRVIHSRSLVIIISDFMDDLDAIRSAIYRFADHDLILIQVLDRTEAQLQVHGHTKFMDLETEKDLKTYVGDSFKENYQRKLMEHMNSIKDTCYHVGAEYYVFTTDVPIFEAFLYTIDRRHGHGL is encoded by the coding sequence ATGAACCCCGGCAAACACACTATTGATGCGGATTTTTTCCGGCAGCTTGACCGTTTCTCTTTCATGGTGAACAAAAGAGTGTCCAGCGTATATGCCGGTAGCCGGCGCTCTGTTAACAGTGGTAGGGGTATAGATACCATTGGGTTCAGGGAATACTATCCCGGAGACGATCCCAGGTCCATTGACTGGAAAGTCTATGCCAGATCGGAAAAACTGTATGTTAGACAGTTCGAGGAAGACAAATCTCTCACTGCACATATACTACTGGATGCCAGCAAGAGCATGGACTATCCTGATAAAGGTATCACCAAATTCGAATATGGCCTGATGCTTGCCATGGGTTTTGCATACATGGTGACAAAGGATAATGACAAGTTCGCTATTTCCACCTTTTCTGAAGATGTGGATATATCCCAGGCACGCAGAGGAAAGAAACACCTGTTCCAGACACTTGAAAGACTTGAGACCACAAAACTGCAGGGTAAGACAGACATACATGAATGTATCATCAGTTACAGCCGTGTGATCCATTCACGCTCTCTTGTGATCATCATATCTGATTTCATGGATGATCTGGATGCCATCAGATCGGCAATATATCGTTTTGCTGACCATGATCTCATCCTTATACAGGTGCTGGACAGAACAGAAGCTCAGCTTCAGGTACACGGTCATACAAAATTCATGGACCTGGAAACAGAGAAGGATCTTAAAACCTACGTAGGCGACAGCTTCAAGGAAAACTATCAGCGCAAATTGATGGAGCATATGAACAGCATCAAGGACACATGCTACCACGTGGGAGCAGAGTACTATGTCTTCACTACGGATGTGCCCATCTTTGAAGCTTTCCTTTATACCATAGACAGGAGACACGGACATGGCCTTTGA
- a CDS encoding AAA family ATPase — MNSSEMSTGNLSQTYRLASEMFNALFAEIGKVIVGQQEYVEQMIIAMLCNGHALVESNPGLGKTLTISTIAKVMDLRFSRIQCTPDLMPADITGTNIIEEHGGVKSFKFQAGPIFANIVLADEINRASPKTQSAMLEAMQEKQITVANDTYLLDKPFFILATQNPIEMEGTFPLPEAQLDRFLLKILLDYPTFEQELTIVDRYTKMDIPQVRKIMNKSTLLDLQKLTTEVPISDQLKFRAVKIVLATRQNSEQIEYGASPRASIGLILTAKARALIKGRNYVSEEDIDAMAYPILRHRLGLSFESERRGITADQMIKGILAQVK; from the coding sequence ATGAACTCCAGTGAAATGAGCACAGGAAATCTGTCCCAGACATACCGGCTTGCGAGCGAGATGTTCAACGCATTGTTCGCTGAGATCGGGAAAGTCATCGTAGGACAGCAAGAATATGTGGAACAGATGATAATAGCTATGCTCTGCAATGGGCATGCTCTGGTGGAGAGCAACCCCGGTCTTGGGAAGACGTTGACCATTTCTACCATAGCAAAGGTCATGGACCTGCGCTTTAGCAGGATCCAGTGTACACCGGACCTGATGCCTGCGGACATCACGGGAACGAACATTATCGAGGAACACGGCGGTGTCAAGTCGTTCAAGTTCCAGGCAGGGCCTATCTTTGCCAACATAGTGCTGGCAGATGAGATCAACCGTGCTTCTCCCAAGACACAATCCGCAATGCTTGAGGCCATGCAGGAAAAACAGATCACTGTAGCCAATGATACTTATCTGCTTGATAAGCCGTTCTTTATTCTGGCCACCCAGAACCCTATTGAGATGGAGGGCACATTCCCGTTGCCTGAAGCACAACTGGACAGGTTCCTGCTGAAGATCTTGCTGGACTACCCCACATTCGAGCAGGAGCTCACCATAGTGGACAGATATACTAAAATGGACATCCCGCAGGTCAGAAAGATTATGAACAAGAGCACATTGCTTGACCTGCAGAAGCTGACCACCGAAGTGCCTATCTCCGACCAGTTAAAATTCAGAGCAGTGAAGATAGTCCTGGCTACAAGGCAGAACAGCGAGCAAATAGAATACGGTGCATCTCCCAGAGCGTCTATCGGTCTTATCCTGACCGCAAAGGCACGTGCTCTGATCAAAGGCAGGAATTATGTGAGCGAAGAGGATATAGACGCAATGGCTTATCCGATACTTCGCCACAGGCTTGGTCTCTCTTTCGAATCTGAGAGGCGTGGTATCACTGCAGACCAGATGATAAAGGGAATACTTGCACAGGTCAAATAA
- a CDS encoding DUF7502 family protein produces MKVEDFIENIDIAIQKYRRFYKLLDVISITFLLYAILLITNMEMIFEMFPELEVYSAASISFLGATLSYPKIFLFFLSLAFGLLLTFILHIKDDKKETIDIVEEKYPVLRERLSTAYDNREVDNIIVADLRENVVSASSKVIPADFFNKKRMYIGFFSLLIAISLLTYVSVSEYRISSTPQDIKDLLDPLSPENAGGSDLAVMEEISDDPGNKSTEDLLSEPAVVVVEGKQVDLTLPPGTGAGFTQGNQTNSTLDGFTPSSAYDISVISSSIYSEKLPEGYESIIKQYFEKMAGQ; encoded by the coding sequence ATAGATATAGCTATTCAAAAATACAGGCGTTTTTATAAACTGCTTGATGTTATTTCCATAACATTCCTATTGTATGCCATTTTACTGATCACTAATATGGAAATGATCTTTGAGATGTTTCCTGAACTTGAAGTATATTCTGCTGCATCGATAAGTTTTCTTGGTGCAACTCTTTCATACCCTAAGATCTTCTTGTTCTTTCTGTCACTGGCCTTCGGTCTTTTACTGACTTTCATATTGCACATAAAAGATGACAAAAAAGAAACAATAGACATTGTTGAAGAAAAATACCCGGTGCTGCGCGAGAGACTCAGTACTGCGTACGACAACCGTGAAGTTGATAATATCATAGTTGCAGATCTCCGGGAAAATGTGGTAAGTGCGTCCTCCAAAGTGATACCTGCTGACTTCTTCAACAAGAAAAGAATGTATATTGGCTTTTTCTCGTTGCTGATAGCTATTTCTTTGCTTACGTATGTCAGTGTGAGTGAATATCGTATCTCATCCACACCCCAGGATATCAAAGATCTCTTAGACCCCCTGTCACCTGAAAATGCAGGCGGTTCAGATCTGGCAGTAATGGAAGAAATTTCAGATGATCCGGGAAATAAATCCACTGAAGATCTTTTAAGTGAACCTGCAGTTGTGGTGGTCGAAGGAAAACAGGTCGATCTGACCCTTCCACCTGGCACAGGCGCAGGTTTTACGCAGGGGAATCAGACCAATAGCACACTCGATGGTTTTACTCCGTCTTCAGCATACGATATAAGTGTAATCTCCTCATCCATCTATTCCGAGAAACTGCCGGAAGGATACGAAAGCATCATTAAACAGTACTTTGAGAAAATGGCAGGACAATAA